A region from the Spea bombifrons isolate aSpeBom1 chromosome 7, aSpeBom1.2.pri, whole genome shotgun sequence genome encodes:
- the ORC4 gene encoding origin recognition complex subunit 4 translates to MSKRKSKEKALPIGECISQVHAVLRLRFLQQSHDGKKFGVESQHKHLVELLKRTVIHGESNSAVIIGPVGSGKSMLLKDALQEILKIGQIKENALQVHLNGLLQTNDKIALKEITRQLNLENVVGDRVFGSFAENLAFLLEALKKGDRTRSCPVLFILDEFDLFASHKNQTLLYNLFDIAQSAQTPVAVIGLTCRLDVMELLEKRVKSRFSHRQIHLLNSFKFSQYLELFQDQLSLPSDFPDTQFAESWNKNIESLLENKTVEEVLQKQFNATKDVRSLHMLLLLALCRINVSHPHLNAADFLEAFRLRRMDSKANILHGLSVLELCLIIAMKHLQDIYDGEPFNFQMVHNEFQKFIQRKAHSVYNFEKPVILKAFEHLQQLELIKPMEGLSVRSQKEYRLMKLLLDNSQVTEALQRYPNCPTDVKQWAVSALE, encoded by the exons ATGAGTAAAAGGAAGAGTAAGGAGAAAGCGCTCCCTATCGGAGAATGTATTTCCCAG GTTCATGCCGTTCTGCGACTGAGATTTCTTCAACAAAGCCACGACGGAAAGAAATTCGGGGTGGAATCTCAGCATAA GCACTTAGTGGAGCTTCTGAAGAGAACAGTGATTCACGGGGAGAGTAACTCTGCTGTGATTATTGGTCCCGTGGGATCCGGCAAGAGCATG TTATTAAAAGATGCCTTACAAGAGATCCTGAAGATCGGTCAAATAAAGGAGAACGCGCTGCAAGTTCATCTCAATG GTCTGTTACAAACGAACGATAAAATAGCTCTTAAGGAAATCACCAGACAGCTGAACTTAGAAAACGTAGTTGGGGACAGAGTATTT GGAAGCTTTGCGGAAAACCTTGCGTTCCTTCTCGAAGCCTTAAAAAAAG GTGATCGTACGCGGAGCTGTCCGGTGCTGTTTATATTGGATGAGTTTGACCTATTTGCCAGTCACAAGAACCAGACTCTGCTTTATAACCTCTTTGATATTGCGCAATCGGCACAGACCCCCGTGGCCGTCATCGGACTCACCTGCCGACTG GACGTCATGGAGCTGCTCGAGAAGAGAGTGAAGTCGAGGTTTTCTCACCGGCAGATCCACTTGCTGAACTCCTTCAAGTTTTCCCAATATTTAGAACTATTTCAGGATCAGCTTTCTCTGCCTTCCGATTTCCCCGACACGCAGTTTGCAGAGAGCTGGAATAAAAACATAGAG AGTCTACTAGAAAACAAAACCGTGGAAGAGGTCCTTCAAAAACAGTTCAACGCTACAAAAGATGTGCGATCGCTGCATATGCTCTTG TTGCTCGCCTTGTGTCGTATAAACGTATCTCATCCTCATCTGAACGCGGCAGACTTTCTGGAGGCTTTTAGACTTCGAAGAATGGACTCCAAAGCAAATATTTTGCACG gTCTGTCTGTTCTAGAACTGTGCCTAATCATAGCCATGAAACACTTGCAAGACATTTACGACGGAGAACCGTTTAATTTCCAGATGGTCCACAATG AATTCCAGAAGTTCATCCAGAGGAAGGCTCATTCTGTCTATAACTTTGAGAAACCTGTTATACTGAAG GCGTTTGAACATTTGCAGCAGCTGGAGTTGATAAAACCAATGGAGGGTTTGTCTGTGCGTTCCCAGAAAGAATACAGACTCATGAAGCTGCTTCTAGACAACAGCCAAGTCACTGAGGCGCTCCAGAGGTACCCCAATTGCCCCACAGATGTGAAGCAATGGGCAGTATCAGCACTAGAATGA
- the ACVR2A gene encoding activin receptor type-2A isoform X1 has protein sequence MGAATKLAFAVFLISCSSGAILGRSETQKCIFYNASWEKDKTNRSGIETCYSDNDKRRHCFATWKNVSGSIEILKQGCWLDDINCYDRNDCVEKKENPDVFFCCCEGNICNERFIHVPEMEVTQPTSNPVTPKPPLFNTLLYSLVPIMGFAVIILFSFWMYRHHKLAYPPVLVPTQHAFHIMIEDPGPPPPSPLLGLKPLQLLEVKARGRFGCVWKAQLLHETVAVKIFPLQDKLSWQNEYEIYSLPGMKHENILHFLGAEKRGTNLDTDLWLITAFHEKGSLTDFLKANVVSWNELYHIVETMARGLAYLHEDIPGLEDGHKPAVAHRDIKSKNVLLKNNLTACIADFGLALKFEAGKSAGDTHGQVGTRRYMAPEVLEGAINFQRDAFLRIDMYAFGLVLWELASRCTASDGPVDEYMLPFEEEVGQHPSLEDMQEIVVHKKTRPILRECWQKHAGLAMLCETIEECWDHDAEARLSAGCVVERIIQMQRLASITTEDIVTVVTMVTNVDFPPKESSL, from the exons GAGCCATACTTGGAAGATCTGAAACCCAAAAATGCATCTTCTACAATGCGAGTTGGGAAAAGGATAAGACGAATCGCAGCGGAATAGAGACCTGCTACAGTGACAATGACAAGAGGAGGCATTGCTTCGCCACGTGGAAGAATGTGTCTGGATCTATCGAAATTCTCAAACAAGGGTGCTGGTTGGATGACATCAACTGTTACGACAG GAATGATTGCGTTGAGAAGAAGGAGAACCCGGATGTGTTTTTTTGCTGCTGTGAAGGCAATATCTGCAATGAGCGCTTCATTCATGTACCCGAGATGGAAGTCACACAAC CCACCTCAAATCCCGTTACACCCAAACCGCCTTTATTCAACACTTTGCTGTACTCGCTGGTGCCTATCATGGGGTTCGCGGTCATAATCCTTTTTTCGTTTTGGATGTATAGACATCACAAGCTCGCATATCCACCCGTCTTGGTTCCTACGCAG CACGCCTTTCACATTATGATAGAG GATCCGGGGCCGCCGCCGCCGTCGCCTCTCCTGGGCCTGAAGCCTCTGCAGCTGCTGGAGGTCAAAGCGAGAGGGAGGTTCGGCTGCGTGTGGAAAGCTCAGTTATTACACGAGACCGTGGCTGTCAAGATATTCCCGCTGCAG GACAAGCTGTCTTGGCAGAACGAATATGAAATTTACAGCCTTCCTGGCATGAAGCACGAAAACATCTTGCATTTTCTCGGCGCTGAAAAGCGAGGCACGAATCTTGACACCGATCTTTGGCTGATAACCGCTTTCCATGAAAAG GGCTCGCTCACCGATTTCCTGAAGGCGAACGTCGTGTCTTGGAATGAACTTTACCATATAGTTGAAACCATGGCCCGGGGCTTGGCGTACCTCCACGAGGATATCCCGGGCCTGGAAGATGGACACAAACCAGCAGTAGCCCATAG GGATATCAAGAGCAAAAATGTGCTCCTTAAAAACAACCTGACCGCCTGTATAGCAGACTTCGGTCTGGCTCTGAAGTTTGAAGCTGGGAAGTCCGCCGGGGACACGCACGGACAG GTCGGGACTCGGaggtacatggccccggaagtATTAGAAGGCGCGATCAATTTCCAGAGAGACGCGTTCTTAAGGATAGACATGTATGCGTTTGGATTAGTTCTCTGGGAACTCGCCTCCAGATGCACGGCTTCAGATG GTCCCGTGGATGAATACATGTTGCCGTTTGAAGAGGAAGTCGGCCAGCATCCGTCGCTTGAAGACATGCAAGAAATAGTGGTGCACAAAAAGACGAGACCCATTCTAAGGGAGTGCTGGCAGAAACACGCG GGCCTGGCGATGCTTTGTGAGACTATAGAGGAGTGCTGGGATCACGACGCCGAAGCCAGGTTATCGGCCGGCTGCGTGGTGGAGCGAATCATTCAGATGCAGAGACTCGCGAGTATCACGACCGAGGACATTGTAACGGTGGTCACGATGGTCACGAACGTGGACTTCCCCCCCAAGGAATCCAGTCTATGA
- the ACVR2A gene encoding activin receptor type-2A isoform X2 produces MGAATKLAFAVFLISCSSGAILGRSETQKCIFYNASWEKDKTNRSGIETCYSDNDKRRHCFATWKNVSGSIEILKQGCWLDDINCYDRNDCVEKKENPDVFFCCCEGNICNERFIHVPEMEVTQPTSNPVTPKPPLFNTLLYSLVPIMGFAVIILFSFWMYRHHKLAYPPVLVPTQDPGPPPPSPLLGLKPLQLLEVKARGRFGCVWKAQLLHETVAVKIFPLQDKLSWQNEYEIYSLPGMKHENILHFLGAEKRGTNLDTDLWLITAFHEKGSLTDFLKANVVSWNELYHIVETMARGLAYLHEDIPGLEDGHKPAVAHRDIKSKNVLLKNNLTACIADFGLALKFEAGKSAGDTHGQVGTRRYMAPEVLEGAINFQRDAFLRIDMYAFGLVLWELASRCTASDGPVDEYMLPFEEEVGQHPSLEDMQEIVVHKKTRPILRECWQKHAGLAMLCETIEECWDHDAEARLSAGCVVERIIQMQRLASITTEDIVTVVTMVTNVDFPPKESSL; encoded by the exons GAGCCATACTTGGAAGATCTGAAACCCAAAAATGCATCTTCTACAATGCGAGTTGGGAAAAGGATAAGACGAATCGCAGCGGAATAGAGACCTGCTACAGTGACAATGACAAGAGGAGGCATTGCTTCGCCACGTGGAAGAATGTGTCTGGATCTATCGAAATTCTCAAACAAGGGTGCTGGTTGGATGACATCAACTGTTACGACAG GAATGATTGCGTTGAGAAGAAGGAGAACCCGGATGTGTTTTTTTGCTGCTGTGAAGGCAATATCTGCAATGAGCGCTTCATTCATGTACCCGAGATGGAAGTCACACAAC CCACCTCAAATCCCGTTACACCCAAACCGCCTTTATTCAACACTTTGCTGTACTCGCTGGTGCCTATCATGGGGTTCGCGGTCATAATCCTTTTTTCGTTTTGGATGTATAGACATCACAAGCTCGCATATCCACCCGTCTTGGTTCCTACGCAG GATCCGGGGCCGCCGCCGCCGTCGCCTCTCCTGGGCCTGAAGCCTCTGCAGCTGCTGGAGGTCAAAGCGAGAGGGAGGTTCGGCTGCGTGTGGAAAGCTCAGTTATTACACGAGACCGTGGCTGTCAAGATATTCCCGCTGCAG GACAAGCTGTCTTGGCAGAACGAATATGAAATTTACAGCCTTCCTGGCATGAAGCACGAAAACATCTTGCATTTTCTCGGCGCTGAAAAGCGAGGCACGAATCTTGACACCGATCTTTGGCTGATAACCGCTTTCCATGAAAAG GGCTCGCTCACCGATTTCCTGAAGGCGAACGTCGTGTCTTGGAATGAACTTTACCATATAGTTGAAACCATGGCCCGGGGCTTGGCGTACCTCCACGAGGATATCCCGGGCCTGGAAGATGGACACAAACCAGCAGTAGCCCATAG GGATATCAAGAGCAAAAATGTGCTCCTTAAAAACAACCTGACCGCCTGTATAGCAGACTTCGGTCTGGCTCTGAAGTTTGAAGCTGGGAAGTCCGCCGGGGACACGCACGGACAG GTCGGGACTCGGaggtacatggccccggaagtATTAGAAGGCGCGATCAATTTCCAGAGAGACGCGTTCTTAAGGATAGACATGTATGCGTTTGGATTAGTTCTCTGGGAACTCGCCTCCAGATGCACGGCTTCAGATG GTCCCGTGGATGAATACATGTTGCCGTTTGAAGAGGAAGTCGGCCAGCATCCGTCGCTTGAAGACATGCAAGAAATAGTGGTGCACAAAAAGACGAGACCCATTCTAAGGGAGTGCTGGCAGAAACACGCG GGCCTGGCGATGCTTTGTGAGACTATAGAGGAGTGCTGGGATCACGACGCCGAAGCCAGGTTATCGGCCGGCTGCGTGGTGGAGCGAATCATTCAGATGCAGAGACTCGCGAGTATCACGACCGAGGACATTGTAACGGTGGTCACGATGGTCACGAACGTGGACTTCCCCCCCAAGGAATCCAGTCTATGA